DNA from Thermovirga sp.:
AGAAGGTCAGCAGGGTGTCCCCATAAAATCTCGATTGGAAAAACCACCCGTCCCATTGGGCCGGGTCGACCGCTTCCCTCTTCGCATGCTCAAGGACGAAGGCTCCCTCGTCCTTCGTGATAGCCGCCAGGCGGGACTTCAACGAAGCCATCCTCGCGATCCACCCCGTTTCGTAGGGGGGGTCGGCGAATATCACGTCAAAAAGGCGGGCCTGGTTTTCCAGCAGGGAAAGGGCCCTCCGTACATCCATGGTCAGAATTTCTAACCCTTGCCGCCCAGGCAATCCGGCCAACCCGTCTAACTTCTTTATAGAGGAGTCTACCATTACCACGGGAGCGAACCCTTTCGAAAGGGCCCCCATTCCCACCCTGCCTGTCCCGGAGAAAAGGTCCAGAAAGGATCTCCCTTTACCGGGCCCCAGGATATTGAAAAGGGCTTGCATCACGAGGTCGGAGGTTGGACGGACCCTTTTCACAATCACTGCCTCCCCGAGAAAGCCTCAGATCTCGCGCGCTCCCAGTTTATCCCCCTGGAAGGTTTGATGTCCACCACCGGCGTCCCGTCCACCGCGTCAAGGCCCTCCACTACCAGGACAGGCCCCCTGATACCCTTCAACAGGACAAGGCTGGCGCCGATATGGTTGGGCCTGTTCGGGCTACAGGTCGAGAACACCCCCCGGAGTGGGTTCAGGGCATCCCCCCTGGGGTGGACTTTCATGGGAAAACCGCGGCAAAGGTGAAACCGGAAAAGAACGAGGAGCCTTTCGCCCTCTTCCAACCCTTCCAGGGCTTCTTCGAATTCGGGCATCAGTTCAATCCTAGAATCGACTCCACGGAATCTCTCCGGCGGCACAGGCACCTTGAAGGGTGAACGCACGTAACCCACGGGGTAAAGGGGGTACCCGTTCATCGGCCAGCGCCTTCCAGGAAGGATGCCACATCCTGGAATGCTCCCCTCACCGATGGGGTCGTGAAGGGCCGTGTCGCGAAATCCGTTTTGATCATGCAACCGTCCTTTCCCGGAACGATCCGGAAAAAGAAGGACTGTTCGAAACCCTCATCAGAGGTAAAGGTTTCCACCAGGATAACCCCCGAAGGGTTGGAAAAGCAGTCCCTAAAGACCCAACGGGCTTCCCTTCCTCCCGCCGTTATCCCCACCAGCGAGACCAGTTCGGCCAAGTCAGGGCAGGACCTACCCAAAGCCTTGTGCAATTCGATCACTCCTCTTTCCGGGATGCTCTTCCCGAAGGGCTTCTCCTTTCTGAACCGCATGAGAAAAATCCTTTTACCGGCTTCCAGCCATTTTTTTTCGTACTTGGTACGCCTCCTCCTTGAAGAATCCGATTCGAAAAAATCCATTACGATGGCAGGATGGGATGGGATGGTCA
Protein-coding regions in this window:
- the tsaA gene encoding tRNA (N6-threonylcarbamoyladenosine(37)-N6)-methyltransferase TrmO, whose amino-acid sequence is MNGYPLYPVGYVRSPFKVPVPPERFRGVDSRIELMPEFEEALEGLEEGERLLVLFRFHLCRGFPMKVHPRGDALNPLRGVFSTCSPNRPNHIGASLVLLKGIRGPVLVVEGLDAVDGTPVVDIKPSRGINWERARSEAFSGRQ
- a CDS encoding DNA methyltransferase translates to MKRVRPTSDLVMQALFNILGPGKGRSFLDLFSGTGRVGMGALSKGFAPVVMVDSSIKKLDGLAGLPGRQGLEILTMDVRRALSLLENQARLFDVIFADPPYETGWIARMASLKSRLAAITKDEGAFVLEHAKREAVDPAQWDGWFFQSRFYGDTLLTFFMKTIDGGEPPY